Proteins encoded together in one Pseudomonas arsenicoxydans window:
- a CDS encoding SDR family NAD(P)-dependent oxidoreductase, with amino-acid sequence MNSTFKMNSLGDGYRALVIGASGALGTAFCELLNEDPRCSAVRELGRNSVPGLDLEKPDSIPWAAAELAEEAPYQLILHAAGLLHRDDIKPEKSYSAIEADALQAIFQVNTLGPALVLRHFLPLLEPRGAMAVLSAKVGSIGDNRLGGWYAYRASKAALNMLIKTAATELARTRPQTRLFTLHPGTVISGLSQPFRGTSAARPASIAAHELLSLIDRLTSADSGNFFAYTGERLPW; translated from the coding sequence ATGAATAGTACTTTCAAGATGAACTCCCTTGGCGATGGCTACCGTGCCTTGGTGATAGGCGCCAGTGGAGCGCTCGGCACGGCATTTTGTGAGTTGCTCAATGAAGATCCACGATGCTCGGCTGTTCGTGAGCTGGGGCGCAACAGTGTTCCAGGACTGGATCTGGAAAAGCCCGACAGTATCCCCTGGGCGGCTGCCGAATTAGCTGAAGAAGCCCCATACCAGTTGATTTTGCATGCTGCCGGGCTGCTCCATCGCGACGACATCAAACCTGAAAAAAGCTACTCCGCGATTGAAGCGGACGCGCTCCAGGCGATATTCCAAGTCAACACGCTCGGGCCTGCGCTGGTTTTGCGTCACTTTCTACCCTTGCTTGAACCTCGTGGCGCGATGGCGGTGCTCTCCGCCAAAGTGGGCAGTATCGGCGACAACCGTTTGGGTGGCTGGTATGCCTATCGCGCCTCCAAGGCAGCGTTGAACATGTTGATTAAAACGGCTGCGACCGAACTAGCGCGGACACGCCCTCAGACCCGCTTATTTACTCTTCATCCCGGCACCGTCATTTCGGGCCTGTCTCAACCCTTTCGTGGCACCTCTGCAGCCAGGCCGGCAAGCATTGCCGCCCATGAGTTGTTATCACTGATTGACCGTTTGACGTCTGCCGACAGCGGCAATTTCTTTGCTTATACCGGAGAACGCCTACCTTGGTAG
- a CDS encoding DUF6482 family protein, with translation MNLQALTERAANGEVRELELLSLEGGFYLARVRTDHGQFTLLDETAKPMHLRSINHLRELLQLVPPFPCALVQHCVHDEMCGSREGPIGSLSIPFSLTAPW, from the coding sequence TTGAATCTGCAAGCGTTGACCGAACGGGCCGCGAATGGCGAAGTACGCGAGTTGGAGTTGCTATCGCTGGAGGGCGGTTTTTATCTAGCGCGAGTCAGGACAGATCATGGCCAGTTTACGCTGCTGGACGAAACGGCGAAGCCTATGCACCTTCGTTCCATCAATCACCTACGTGAGTTGTTGCAGCTTGTCCCGCCATTTCCCTGCGCGCTCGTGCAGCATTGCGTCCATGACGAGATGTGCGGTTCACGTGAAGGGCCAATTGGGTCGTTAAGCATTCCTTTCTCACTGACTGCGCCCTGGTGA
- a CDS encoding cryptochrome/photolyase family protein: MNKTHRLCLVLGDQLSFELASLKQLDSERDTVLLVEVMEEASHVPHHPQKITLIFSAMRHFAKALQQRGIRVQYVTLDDPQNSGSVPGELRRWQSLLQPDELHLTECGDWRLEQSLKDCGLAIQWHTDTRFYCTRLEFASWAEGKKQLRMEFFYREMRRKSGLLLNGDGSPVGGAWNFDAENRKALPKGVRAPSPIRFSADAITLDVLALVAKNFSSHYGALDTFDYPVTHADAQALWDYFLDWGLAAFGDYQDAMASDEPFLFHARISAALNIGLLDLRQLCSDVEDAYWSHRIPLNAAEGFIRQLIGWREYVRGVYWLKMPDYAGGNLFGNSRPLPPFYWTGDTKMNCMGQAIGQSLKHAYAHHIQRLMVTGNFALLAGIAPSQICDWYLAIYMDAFDWVELPNTLGMVMHADGGYLGSKPYCASGQYIKRMSDYCRNCAYKVTESTTDDACPFNSLYWHFLMRHGDLLRSNQRIGMVYKNLDRMTEPKQQALWERGQKLLAKLDAGESF, from the coding sequence ATGAACAAGACTCACCGACTATGCCTGGTCTTGGGTGACCAGTTATCTTTTGAACTGGCCTCATTGAAGCAGCTGGATAGCGAGCGCGATACGGTATTACTGGTCGAAGTGATGGAGGAAGCCAGCCACGTGCCCCATCACCCGCAAAAAATAACGCTGATCTTCAGTGCTATGCGCCATTTTGCCAAGGCGTTGCAACAGCGCGGTATTCGCGTGCAATACGTCACGCTTGATGACCCGCAAAATAGCGGATCGGTGCCGGGCGAGTTACGCCGCTGGCAGTCGCTGCTGCAACCGGATGAGTTGCACCTGACAGAGTGCGGGGACTGGCGCCTTGAGCAGTCGCTCAAAGATTGCGGCTTGGCGATTCAATGGCATACCGATACCCGTTTTTACTGCACCCGACTCGAATTTGCATCCTGGGCCGAAGGCAAAAAGCAGCTGCGCATGGAGTTCTTCTACCGTGAGATGCGACGCAAGAGTGGCTTGCTGCTCAACGGCGACGGCAGCCCGGTCGGCGGCGCCTGGAACTTTGATGCCGAAAATCGCAAGGCACTGCCTAAAGGCGTGAGAGCCCCCTCCCCCATCCGCTTTTCGGCCGATGCAATCACCTTGGACGTGCTGGCGCTGGTCGCAAAAAACTTTTCCAGCCACTATGGCGCCCTCGACACCTTTGACTACCCGGTGACTCACGCCGATGCCCAAGCGCTGTGGGACTACTTCCTCGACTGGGGTTTGGCAGCCTTCGGCGACTACCAGGATGCGATGGCCAGTGATGAACCTTTCCTGTTCCATGCACGGATCAGCGCCGCGCTGAATATCGGCTTGCTGGATCTGCGTCAATTGTGCAGCGACGTCGAGGATGCGTATTGGTCGCACAGGATTCCATTAAATGCCGCCGAAGGCTTTATCCGTCAACTCATTGGCTGGCGTGAATACGTACGCGGCGTCTACTGGCTGAAAATGCCCGACTACGCCGGCGGCAATCTGTTTGGCAACAGCAGACCGCTTCCACCGTTCTATTGGACAGGCGATACCAAGATGAACTGCATGGGCCAGGCAATCGGCCAAAGTTTGAAACATGCCTATGCCCACCATATCCAACGGTTGATGGTGACCGGCAACTTTGCGCTGCTGGCAGGCATCGCACCGAGCCAGATTTGCGACTGGTACCTGGCGATCTACATGGACGCGTTCGACTGGGTCGAACTGCCCAATACATTGGGCATGGTGATGCACGCCGATGGCGGTTACCTGGGCTCCAAGCCTTACTGCGCCAGTGGCCAATATATAAAGCGCATGTCCGACTACTGCCGTAACTGCGCGTACAAAGTCACTGAAAGCACGACGGACGACGCCTGCCCTTTCAATTCGCTTTACTGGCATTTTCTGATGCGTCACGGCGATCTTTTGCGCAGCAATCAGCGCATCGGCATGGTCTACAAAAACCTCGATCGGATGACTGAACCCAAGCAGCAAGCGCTCTGGGAGCGTGGTCAGAAACTGCTCGCCAAACTCGATGCCGGTGAGTCGTTTTGA
- a CDS encoding DUF2256 domain-containing protein — MKKSELPLKACAVCGLPFAWRKKWARCWAEVRYCSERCQRRRSIKC, encoded by the coding sequence TTGAAAAAGAGTGAACTGCCCCTGAAGGCGTGTGCAGTCTGCGGATTGCCTTTCGCCTGGCGCAAGAAATGGGCGCGCTGCTGGGCTGAGGTGCGCTACTGCTCGGAGCGTTGCCAACGGCGCAGAAGCATTAAATGCTGA
- a CDS encoding hemerythrin domain-containing protein yields MNVLLKELHAYHHEAAIKITQIKELLRKIRHESDGADDCKLLFKMLEAMHGDAEQYHHENEELIRLSLLGTDAPIHQRVKDIERDHQAFGRIAGQLKMLEDTTQETRVIADTIDDFIKKYFDHMDSEENIFFPLADKWLSDEQWQEIKRQWHSAS; encoded by the coding sequence ATGAACGTCTTGTTGAAAGAACTTCATGCCTATCATCATGAGGCAGCTATAAAAATCACTCAGATCAAAGAGTTGCTGAGGAAGATAAGGCATGAATCCGATGGTGCTGATGACTGCAAGTTGTTGTTCAAGATGCTGGAAGCCATGCATGGTGATGCAGAACAATACCACCATGAAAATGAAGAACTTATTCGGCTGTCTTTGCTAGGGACTGATGCACCGATCCACCAACGGGTCAAGGATATCGAGCGAGACCATCAAGCATTTGGGCGCATTGCTGGACAGTTGAAGATGTTGGAGGACACAACTCAGGAAACAAGAGTAATTGCTGACACTATCGATGACTTTATCAAAAAATATTTCGATCATATGGACTCGGAGGAAAATATTTTCTTTCCGTTGGCAGATAAGTGGCTGTCAGACGAGCAGTGGCAGGAAATAAAGCGTCAATGGCATTCCGCGTCTTAA
- a CDS encoding substrate-binding periplasmic protein, which translates to MHKKKTHFRMWPHVASSFLICTLQLLVASTCIAQEAHETLTIMVEDAAAPWSKSDGTGYANDVVVAAFKEMGVEVRLRVVPYSRCKYMVLNGQVAACFNMSWQSEFEGKIKLAAQPIFKVHNDIFEHINAPLPKPSDAKCDLPPGTVVGITRDYEYSAQVTALQTSGVVFKNSLSDLTSLQKLAARRFQAVLVMSNDLEPRNQKAKQSGTDDAVRFAFNCGVENSTIGFSLAHPDGLWALEMYDEGYRRIEANGALKDIHMRWFP; encoded by the coding sequence ATGCATAAAAAAAAGACTCATTTCCGAATGTGGCCACATGTTGCGTCGAGCTTTCTGATTTGCACACTACAATTGTTGGTAGCTAGCACCTGCATCGCACAAGAGGCGCATGAGACACTGACAATTATGGTGGAAGATGCCGCAGCACCTTGGTCAAAGAGCGATGGCACGGGTTACGCCAATGACGTAGTTGTAGCCGCCTTCAAGGAGATGGGGGTAGAGGTGAGGCTAAGAGTAGTGCCGTATTCACGCTGTAAGTACATGGTGCTCAATGGCCAAGTCGCCGCCTGCTTCAACATGAGCTGGCAGTCCGAATTCGAGGGTAAGATCAAGCTGGCTGCACAGCCGATTTTCAAAGTACACAACGACATCTTCGAACATATCAATGCTCCCTTGCCGAAGCCTTCAGACGCTAAATGTGATTTGCCCCCCGGCACTGTCGTTGGCATAACCAGAGATTATGAATACTCAGCCCAGGTGACGGCGCTCCAGACCTCAGGGGTGGTCTTTAAAAACTCCCTCTCGGACTTAACCAGCCTGCAAAAGCTGGCGGCTCGGCGTTTTCAGGCGGTATTGGTCATGAGTAATGACCTTGAGCCAAGGAATCAAAAGGCCAAACAATCAGGCACTGACGATGCAGTGCGCTTCGCCTTCAATTGCGGAGTGGAAAACTCAACAATAGGCTTCAGCTTGGCGCATCCAGACGGATTGTGGGCGTTGGAAATGTACGACGAGGGCTATCGCCGCATCGAGGCCAACGGCGCCCTCAAGGATATTCACATGCGCTGGTTTCCTTAG
- a CDS encoding GGDEF domain-containing protein produces MPNRYLLAERFDQALSNWTSSGTAFAVLLVDLDHFKEINDKHGHEVGDQVLKAVANRMLQVTRSCDIVARYGGDEFVILITELISPDSAEQYAERVLEAIVQTVATSAGELSLSCSIGVSLCPNHGQSLGSLLKAADQAMYGVKQLGRKGVAMTESQ; encoded by the coding sequence TTGCCGAATCGCTACCTCCTCGCTGAGCGTTTTGATCAAGCCCTCTCGAATTGGACATCGAGCGGGACTGCATTTGCCGTTCTGTTGGTCGATCTGGATCATTTCAAGGAAATTAACGATAAGCATGGCCATGAGGTCGGTGATCAGGTTCTCAAAGCAGTCGCCAATCGCATGCTTCAGGTCACTCGTTCTTGTGACATCGTCGCGCGCTATGGGGGAGATGAATTCGTGATTCTGATCACGGAACTTATCAGCCCAGATAGTGCTGAGCAGTACGCCGAGAGGGTGCTGGAAGCCATTGTGCAGACAGTAGCGACAAGCGCAGGAGAGCTATCACTTTCGTGCAGTATCGGAGTCTCTCTGTGCCCCAATCATGGTCAAAGTCTGGGCTCCTTGCTGAAAGCGGCGGATCAGGCGATGTACGGTGTTAAACAACTCGGGCGCAAAGGAGTTGCTATGACTGAGTCCCAGTAG
- a CDS encoding HD-GYP domain-containing protein produces the protein MLKYIAVSELRLGMYIHEFCGSGIEHPLWKNGFFLQDLHDLQRIYDSKVLDLWINISRGVDIESRSVDEPPPFAAPQSALDQKAKVVTYFDQEVSLALKLCARSKAAVEKMFNDLRMGRVTENPQVTELVGEIFDSVSRHPDALISLARLKTSDEYTYMHSVAVCALMIALAREMNLSPDLVREAGLAGLMHDVGKSMIPIAILNKPGKLLDGEFETMRRHPVAGAHMLQGNPHFTPQVLDVCLHHHERFDGSGYPHKLVGSQISLLARMGAICDVYDAVTSDRPYKKAWGPADSIHRMAEWQGHFDSNIFHAFVRCVGIYPVGSLVRLESGRIGVVSEQNKNALLTPKVIVFFSTLSKKSIPQAIVDLAILVGQDRIVRRESPERWKFKDIDQLWSGLSSVKKSHFD, from the coding sequence TTGCTGAAATATATCGCGGTGTCTGAACTACGTTTAGGTATGTATATACACGAGTTTTGTGGCTCCGGTATAGAGCATCCTCTTTGGAAAAATGGATTCTTTCTACAGGATCTGCATGATCTGCAACGAATCTATGATTCGAAAGTTCTTGATCTCTGGATAAATATAAGCAGAGGTGTCGATATAGAATCTCGTTCGGTTGATGAGCCGCCTCCTTTTGCAGCTCCTCAGTCGGCTCTAGATCAAAAGGCAAAAGTTGTTACTTATTTTGATCAGGAGGTCTCTCTCGCGTTAAAGCTATGCGCTAGATCTAAGGCCGCTGTTGAAAAGATGTTCAATGATTTGCGTATGGGACGGGTTACTGAAAATCCCCAGGTCACTGAGTTGGTAGGCGAAATTTTCGATTCTGTTTCAAGGCATCCAGATGCCCTGATAAGTTTAGCTAGATTAAAGACTTCTGACGAGTACACCTACATGCACTCTGTTGCTGTATGTGCGCTGATGATTGCTCTAGCTCGTGAGATGAATTTATCTCCCGATTTGGTTCGTGAAGCAGGCCTTGCTGGACTTATGCACGATGTTGGTAAATCTATGATACCCATCGCGATCCTGAACAAACCCGGGAAGCTATTAGACGGAGAATTCGAGACTATGCGTAGGCACCCTGTGGCAGGCGCGCATATGTTGCAAGGAAACCCCCACTTCACCCCACAGGTGCTAGATGTTTGTCTTCACCATCACGAAAGATTCGATGGAAGTGGTTATCCGCATAAGCTGGTTGGATCGCAAATTAGCTTGCTTGCAAGAATGGGGGCTATCTGTGATGTCTACGACGCCGTGACTTCTGATAGACCCTATAAAAAAGCGTGGGGGCCCGCAGATTCGATCCACCGAATGGCAGAATGGCAAGGGCATTTCGATTCGAATATTTTTCATGCATTCGTCAGATGCGTTGGAATTTACCCGGTCGGATCACTTGTTCGTCTTGAAAGCGGAAGGATAGGCGTTGTATCGGAGCAAAACAAAAATGCCCTTTTGACGCCTAAGGTAATTGTTTTTTTCTCTACTCTGTCCAAGAAGTCCATTCCTCAGGCTATTGTTGATCTTGCAATATTGGTCGGGCAAGACCGTATTGTCCGCCGCGAAAGTCCTGAACGTTGGAAGTTTAAGGACATAGACCAACTATGGTCAGGCCTATCATCCGTTAAAAAATCTCACTTTGATTAA
- a CDS encoding methyl-accepting chemotaxis protein, which produces MKTRNITIATRATLSFGIICLLLIILSITVSYKLNDLHTSASELQHDWLPSVKQAGKIEIAAMRCRLDARRFVMDNDRQSEASISEMNAMRKDLAEATKSYAPYVSSPKEKEIYDRVVANVAAFQAKNDELLPLSKTSSEEALALFIRDNSKPPAVVLQSSIEELIALNELGADHSGLVADEGFKSGMTITIVLSVMALFVTLLVALVFTRSITVPVLSLLGVTRKIADGDLRTQVVVTGADEITALQHATSAMLSNLKSTIQHISDSSGQLASAAEEMSSITKESNEGIQRQTMETEQAATAVNEMTAAVEEVARNAVSASQSTQASEYSAQTGKERVGQAITSLEKLSSTVGRTGVEVKGLANQAQNIASVLDVIHSIADQTNLLALNAAIEAARAGEQGRGFAVVADEVRALAHRTQASTHQIAQMIEDIQKGSSMAVQSMKQSSEEAESTLLIAHEAGIALQQITVAISDINERNLMIATASEEQAQVARSVDENLVSIRDLSIQSSAAAHQTSEASHELSKLAIDLNKLVARFSI; this is translated from the coding sequence ATGAAAACAAGAAATATTACCATTGCTACTAGGGCAACGTTAAGTTTTGGCATTATTTGTCTGCTTCTCATCATCTTGAGTATTACCGTTTCATATAAGCTAAATGATCTCCATACATCGGCTTCTGAACTTCAACACGATTGGCTGCCTAGTGTAAAACAGGCCGGCAAGATAGAAATTGCAGCGATGCGTTGCCGCCTGGATGCTAGGCGCTTCGTTATGGACAATGATAGGCAGAGTGAAGCTTCAATAAGTGAAATGAACGCGATGAGAAAAGACTTGGCCGAGGCTACTAAATCTTACGCGCCATATGTATCAAGTCCAAAAGAAAAAGAAATTTATGATCGAGTTGTAGCCAATGTTGCCGCGTTTCAAGCCAAAAATGATGAGCTTTTGCCTTTGAGCAAAACAAGCTCTGAAGAGGCGCTAGCATTGTTTATTAGAGATAATTCTAAGCCGCCAGCGGTGGTACTTCAGTCCTCTATAGAAGAGTTGATTGCTCTCAATGAGCTAGGTGCAGATCATTCAGGACTGGTCGCCGATGAAGGTTTCAAAAGTGGCATGACGATCACCATAGTGCTGAGTGTTATGGCTTTGTTTGTTACACTATTGGTGGCGTTAGTGTTTACCAGAAGTATCACTGTTCCCGTTCTATCTCTCTTGGGTGTGACGCGTAAAATTGCAGACGGGGACTTGCGCACTCAAGTGGTAGTTACTGGGGCGGACGAAATTACCGCTCTGCAACATGCAACATCAGCCATGCTGTCCAACCTAAAAAGCACAATTCAACATATATCTGACTCTTCTGGTCAGCTTGCTTCAGCTGCCGAAGAGATGAGTTCCATAACCAAAGAATCCAATGAAGGTATTCAGCGCCAGACCATGGAAACTGAGCAAGCCGCCACTGCAGTTAACGAGATGACAGCCGCTGTTGAGGAAGTCGCCCGTAATGCTGTCTCTGCCTCGCAATCCACTCAAGCATCTGAGTACTCTGCCCAGACAGGTAAAGAGCGAGTCGGGCAAGCCATAACATCGCTTGAAAAGCTTAGTTCTACTGTTGGACGAACTGGTGTGGAGGTCAAAGGCCTGGCTAATCAAGCACAAAATATTGCTAGTGTTCTCGATGTGATTCATTCAATCGCCGATCAAACCAATCTTTTGGCTCTAAACGCGGCAATTGAAGCGGCGCGCGCAGGAGAACAAGGTCGGGGGTTCGCAGTGGTAGCCGATGAAGTCAGAGCTTTGGCACATCGCACCCAGGCTTCTACTCATCAAATCGCGCAGATGATAGAAGATATACAAAAGGGATCATCGATGGCTGTGCAATCGATGAAGCAAAGTAGCGAGGAGGCTGAGTCCACACTGTTGATTGCTCATGAGGCAGGTATCGCTTTACAGCAAATTACAGTCGCAATTTCTGATATTAATGAACGTAACCTGATGATAGCCACTGCATCCGAAGAGCAGGCGCAAGTTGCCAGATCCGTAGATGAAAATCTTGTGAGTATTCGGGATTTATCTATACAAAGTTCAGCAGCTGCACATCAAACATCCGAAGCAAGCCACGAATTGTCGAAGCTTGCTATTGATTTAAATAAACTGGTTGCTCGGTTCTCGATTTAG